In the genome of Euleptes europaea isolate rEulEur1 chromosome 7, rEulEur1.hap1, whole genome shotgun sequence, one region contains:
- the SLC29A2 gene encoding equilibrative nucleoside transporter 2: protein MSSESAFNSPVTYPIGGKIQRKPDKGQGSFLFSAADQSVLGAIIKLQQMKPGGRERPAAGRGRAALLLPGRGGAPRTRSSGVGGSASRASGFMELAGLGRSPSRGSRPPSGGESPFFPRGPDLKSVSGRRGDKPFLMASQGTPKDSFHCVAIIFFLLGLGTLLPWNFFITAIPYFQSRLIVGNFSAVEENENGTIPGLEPTAPCTDDFNFSNWLALLSQLPLLLFTLLNSLLYQCIPDKVRVLGSLFGILFLFSLTATLVWVEMPPQSFFSITMASVWFINSFCAVLQGSLFGQLGSFPQSFSTLFLSGQGMAGTFAAIAMLLSMASGVDAQTSALSYFITPCFGTLISIICYLVLPHKAFARHYLEKKNQEDPGYELETQAGLLPPEEDATAVLHSSQEEPLHVSNGKISAPEQIEVKNSPKVMNATNGAGLATPKPSLVGVLSKIWQLALCIVLVFSATLSVFPAMTASVASVSENKTWRKFFTPVCCFLLFNVMDWLGRSATSYFLWPEKNLPLLPAVVGLRLLLIPLLLLCNIPQRSYLPVLFHQDAWFILFMVVFSLSNGYFVSLSMCLAPRQVQPHESELAGAIMTFFLALGLSCGAGLSFVLRALL from the exons ccaGGTGGCCGAGAGAGGCCTGCCGCAGGACGCGGGCGCGCGGCGCTGCTCCTCCCCGGCCGCGGTGGCGCGCCAAGGACGCGCTCTTCGGGGGTCGGCGGGTCTGCTTCGCGGGCGTCCGGCTTCATGGAGCTGGCGGGGCTGGGTCGGAGCCCCAGCCGGGGGTCGCGGCCCCCCTCGGGCGGTGAGTCCCCCTTCTTCCCCCGGGGGCCAGATCTGAAAAGCGTCTCCGGGCGGCGAGG GGATAAACCTTTCCTGATGGCCTCTCAGGGAACCCCAAAGGACTC TTTTCATTGCGTGGCAATAATTTTCTTCCTCCTTGGCCTGGGGACTCTCCTTCCTTGGAACTTCTTCATCACAGCTATTCCG TATTTCCAGTCTCGGCTTATCGTGGGCAACTTCTCTGCTGTTGAAGAGAATGAGAATGGGACCATCCCTGGCCTTGAACCCACAGCCCCCTGCACCGACGACTTCAACTTCAGCAACTGGCTGGCTCTGCTCTCCCAGCTGCCTTTGCTTCTTTTCACTCTGCTCAACTCCCTCCTCTACCAATG cattccaGACAAAGTGCGCGTTCTGGGCAGCCTCTTTGGGATCCTGTTTCTCTTCTCGCTAACAGCTACCCTCGTCTGGGTGGAGATGCCACCCCAGAGCTTTTTCTCCATCACCATGGCGAGTGTCTGGTTCATTAACT CCTTCTGTGCCGTCCTGCAAGGCAGCCTCTTTGGGCAGCTGGGGTCCTTCCCGCAGAGCTTCAGCACCCTCTTCCTGAGCGGCCAGGGCATGGCAGGAACGTTCGCCGCCATCGCAATGTTGCTGTCCATGGCCA GTGGTGTCGATGCTCAGACTTCTGCTTTGAGCTATTTCATCACTCCCTGCTTTGGGACACTCATCTCGATCATCTGTTACCTCGTGCTACCCCACAAG GCCTTTGCCCGTCATTACTTGGAGAAGAAAAACCAGGAAGATCCAGGTTACGAACTGGAGACCCAGGCTGGGCTTCTCCCCCCAG AGGAGGATGCCACTGCTGTGCTGCACAGCTCCCAAGAAGAGCCACTACACGTGAGCAATGGAAAGATCTCCGCTCCGGAGCAGATAGAAGTCAAGAATTCCCCCAAAGTGATGAACGCAACAAACGGGGCTGGGCTGGCCACCCCCAAGCCATCATTGGTTGGTGTGCTTAGTAAG ATCTGGCAGCTGGCCCTGTGTATTGTCTTGGTCTTCTCTGCCACCCTGTCTGTGTTTCCTGCCATGACCGCCAGCGTGGCCAGCGTATCCGAGAACAAAACCTGGA GAAAGTTCTTCACACCGGtctgctgcttccttctcttcaacGTCATGGACTGGCTAGGCCGTAGCGCTACATCCTATTTTCTCTGG CCCGAGAAGAACCTGCCCCTGCTCCCTGCCGTGGTGGGGCTGCGTCTGCTGCTCATCCCGCTGCTCCTGCTCTGCAACATCCCTCAGCGCTCTTACCTGCCTGTGCTTTTCCACCAAGACGCCTGGTTCATCCTCTTCATGGTTGTTTTCTCGCTTTCTAATGGCTACTTCGTCTCCCTCTCCATGTGCCTGGCACCCAG ACAGGTGCAGCCGCACGAGAGTGAGTTGGCAGGTGCCATAATGACCTTCTTCCTGGCTTTGGGCCTCTCCTGCGGGGCTGGGCTGTCCTTCGTCCTGAGAGCCTTGCTTTGA